The nucleotide sequence ATATGGCCGGTCAGAAAAATAAACCAGGTGGTCGGCCTGTGTTGTCGCCTAATCCATTGATCTTCGATTTCTTCCGGTGAAGTATTCAGAGTTTCAGCAAATGCGGTGTGAATTTCATTTCCTTTTTGGAGATGGTGTAAAATTTCAAATATGCTGTGGTCGCCATACCGGTCTGAGATAAAATCCACCACACTCCGGCTTTCGGCATACGCCAGCATAAGGTTCTTTTTATCGGCGGGGAAGCGGTGATTTAGATCTCTCAAAGGTATATGGTTTCCCGACAGCAACGCCTCCTCAAAAATATACCGTTGCGGTGCTTCCAGCAACTCGGCCACGCCTTCACTAAGCCATTGAGCCACACCTTCGTCAAGCCACCGTGGCAGATGGGCACTCCTGATATGCCGGTGAAGAATCAGGTGGACCATTTCGTGCTTCAGGATTTGATCCAGCCGATGGGGGCGGATGTGCAGCCTGGAGCAGTCAATCACCATAAGATTTTCCGCCGGTGCTGCAAAGGCAACGATAAGCTTATTCCCGCTGAGTCGTTGAAAATATTCTTTATGCTGAATCAGGAACACGGTCGGTCTGAAAGGCATCTTCCAGCCAAAAGTTTTTTCCAAATTCGATTTGATAGGTGGATATATATGGACCACATCTTCGGCCATGCCTTTCAGCGGAGGTTCAAACCGGACCACCAATTCAGGGATAGATAGAAACTCCAGCTGAACCGCAAAAAGGGGTTGGGGCACCGGAGAACAAAAGATGATTAAAGAAATAAATAAAATTTTCTTTAGTTTATAGCTAGTTGTCATCAAGCAAAAATGTTAAATTTTTTTGGATTTTTTCACCACGTCTAACGGGTGACATTTTCATAAAAAATTGCGTCTCTGGCTTAGTGAAATGCTTTAGCCTTTGGCACCTCGAACCATCTTCTTCAACTAATCGGGAGAAGCGTCTTTCTTGTTGGGTTTTTCCACTTCAGGTTTTTCCGGCAAGACTCCGGCGGCTTCGGCTTCCAAAGCGGCTGTTTCGGCTTTAGCGGCCGCTTTGGCTGCTTTACGTGACATTTTGTTTGCCTGTTTTTCAGCATCTCTGGCTGTTTTTTCCGCTTTTGCTTGGAGATCTTCATTCACCCCGGCGGGATCCGCCATCAGATTTTCCGCATTGTCTTTTGCCCTTTCAGCAGATTCAATCGCTTTCTCGGCCTCTTTTTCAGCCGCCTGCGCCTTTTTCTCGGCGTCTTCCAGTGCATCTGACGCTTGTGCCATCTCAGCAGCTTTGCCTTCCTCCGGCTCGGCATCCAGATCGATGTCTTCGGCAGCCATAACCATCGCCACCACCGGCAAAAGAAAAATCGTACTCTCCATCGAATTGCCCAAAGGGTCCACCACCTGATTGTTCTTGATGCGAAATGGAAGAAAAACCACCGAAG is from Thermodesulfobacteriota bacterium and encodes:
- a CDS encoding peptidase MA family metallohydrolase; this encodes MTTSYKLKKILFISLIIFCSPVPQPLFAVQLEFLSIPELVVRFEPPLKGMAEDVVHIYPPIKSNLEKTFGWKMPFRPTVFLIQHKEYFQRLSGNKLIVAFAAPAENLMVIDCSRLHIRPHRLDQILKHEMVHLILHRHIRSAHLPRWLDEGVAQWLSEGVAELLEAPQRYIFEEALLSGNHIPLRDLNHRFPADKKNLMLAYAESRSVVDFISDRYGDHSIFEILHHLQKGNEIHTAFAETLNTSPEEIEDQWIRRQHRPTTWFIFLTGHIYEFLFLSGALLTVIGFIRFLIKKHQYRDEDED